The window ggggcaggAGGCGGCCTGGGAAGTTcagcccctcgcccggccggAGGAAGGAACCCAACTCCCTGCGCCGGAGTATCAACAACATTAGCATAACGCCCCTGCGCACGCGCGGCGCCCGGCCCACCGCGCGCCCTCATTGGGCTCCCAGCTCTTTGGGGCTTCCTCGCTCgccgtacccccccccccccccggggggaaACCATCcggaaaaggaggggggggggggttcagcagcagggcagaggcgGGGGGATAAAAGCAACCCGGCCGCGGCTCGCTTCGCCTTTGGGTGGATGGCGGCACGCGCGGGGCGGCCGCTGggccgccgggggagggggggggggcggtcggTCGATTGTCGCACGGGGCGCGGGACCCCTCTGGGCGCGCGATGGAGCGGCCCAGCCGCGGGCCGCGTCACGTGGAAcgcgggctgggggagggggggggggggagaggaaggcaaAGAAAGGAGGTCACGTGACAGCGTCCTGAGGCCGGGGAGCGTGGCCGGGTCACGTGGGACGAGGAGGGGCAGCGGCGCGAGCCTatcagccccggggaggcggggcGAGGGAGACGGTACCAGGCGATCACGTGGGCACCGGGCATGCCTTCCGGttccggcgggcggcggccccgtgAGGAGCGATGCGGCCCGCGGCGGGAGCGCCTCGCCCGGGCCCGGCAGCGgcgcagaggaggaggaggaaggaggcgGCGGCGAAAATGAAGAAGGCGAAGAAAACGAATAAAATCGTGAAGCAGCTCCGGCCGCGCGCGgaggcggcggaggaggcggcggcgggggaggcggctCGCCGCGCCCGGCACTTGAAGGCGCTCTCCCGCACGTCGGGCGCCGagcgggagctggaggagctggtgtTCGGCGACAGCCTCAACGTGGAGGAGGGCGAGCTGCTGCAGCGCCTGGCCGGCCCCCAGCGGGTAGGGctcggggcccggcgggcggcgggcggctggcTCCTGCCCCGCGGCCTTCCCTGAGgcccggggggcgcggggaggcggcgctCTCCGCGGTCCCGAGCAGGGGCTGGTGCTTGCTTCGGGTCCTTGCCCCTGCCCGGTCCCCGCCGCCAGCCCGCGGCTGGGCTGACGTGGCCCCTTCGGTTGTTTTCAGCTTAGTGCTGCGGGGAGGGAAAGCCTCCAGAGAGGGTCCAGCGATTCGgaagcagaaaatgaagcaaaaggtAAACTCCTGTCTAAAAAGCCAGCCTGGGTGGATGAAGATGACGAGGCTGAGGAAAAGTAAGTTCAAGTTTGCGGGTCGGAGTTCCGCGTCACGCCTAAGAGTGACTGTAAGCGGCTTCAGTTTGAATGATCTTTGTGTTTGGTGTGTTTCTTTCCCTCTAGCGTCGACATGACCCATAGGTATAGGAAAGATTTCATGAAAAGTGATGCTGAGAAGATACTGACTAAGAAGAAGCTGAAAAGACGACTTGAAGAACAGTGAGTCTCTAATATTTTCGTGGCTAACTTTATTAAGATGAGATAAGAGGCATTTATTGGACATTAAAAGTCACTTTCCTCTTTACCCACTGTATTCACGTGGCCTGTTTAAAGCTAGTGCTTCTTGCAGTATTTGCAGTATCTCTAACTCTAAAGTTATACTAAGAATAGTAAATAAAACGTGCGTTAGCATTGTCTAGGCTAATTTGTTTAATACTTGTTTTAGCAGAGGCGCACAAACTAATTTGTCTTCTGGGGAATTATACCAGAAATTTTTTGTAGTGATACGTTGCTCTGTAAATAGGATGATGGAAGATGCTGACGCAGCATGGTATGTAAGAATGAGTTGAAATGGAATATAGTCAGACAGCAAAGCAGAACTTTAGGTGTGTTTGGGTTGTCTTGGTATTGGCGTGTATTGCTCCAAAGAACAGTGCTTTAAGGTTTGGTGTCAGCTTTGCTGTAGTTGCACACTCGGGACAGTCAGCAAAACAGAGAAGGCTGAGTGAAACTTTAAAAAGCTTGTGTAGTGTTCTCAGCGCAAGTAATCTTGCAAAATTGTGACTGTATGCCTTGTAAGTACTTAATGCATAGAAGGGAATTACTTTCTCAAAAgagttggtgttttttttcctcttcctcccccctgccccttctctTGCTAGGTTTCAGCGAGCTATGGGAGGAGTTCCTGCCTGGGCTGATttagaaaacaggaagaaatccaAAACGACTGCAAGTGATAGTAAATAAATCCACTACTATTCTAATAAGCGTTTCTGTGTTTCCCTGTTCAGCTTCTTAGAAAACAATTACTTCTGATGTCTTCTCAGGTTCAGTAGTATGATAATATGCTGGATAATATGctttattccttccttccttcagtgTGCTTTGATTTAACTTGTTTCTGGGAGGAATTTGTAGGTTTTGATGTGGGAGTGTTTGTGGAATTAGCCTTTTTGATGTGCTTTGTCTTAATTAGGTGACAGTGATGAAGATGATGATCTGCTATGCAGGACTGGCAATTTCATATCAAACTCGGAGTCCCTGCCAAGAGGTATTTTGAAGGTAAAGGCAAGCCTGTCTTTCCACCTCAGTTTGACCCGTATGCACACTTTGACTTCTTTGTGGCGATTTGGGCAGTAAAATTAGTGATCATAtgaatttcttctttgtttctgtaaCTGGAAACTAAAGAGTGAACAGTTGGACACATTGGATAGTTCACATCATGAAAGCATGAAACAATAAATTGAGATGTATTGTTTGACATAGGAATTATTTTAGGTACTCTAAAGTAGCATCTTGTAGTaggattttaatttctgcatCGGAAGGATGGAATTCTCCTGCAACTTCGAGGCCACTGAAATGGTCTTTGAGAAGCAACAGCCTTAAATGAGTGTTTCTCACGCTGTCTCTTCAACAGCTATTTCAGACGAGTCGGAATGCAACTAGTTTTACATATACTGTTAATTTCGAAGGCCGTAGAAAGGCTAGCTAGTTTGTCTGATGTCTGCCCTGCTGCATTGAAGCAACTTGCCGAACTTAACTGGGCATGTGTTCTGCTTATGTCATGCTGTCTGAAAGTTCATCATAGGGTTTGAGATCTTGCTCTTGTAGAATAAAGAGCAATTAAATTGGCTATTCGTCATCATAAGCAAAAATGTgtaagttgtattttttttttacactgccTGATCTTTGCTCTAGATGAGGACCTGCTTGCCTGCTAATCAGGAACGTTTTGCTGATGGAAAGCTGGTCACTGTGCAGTTCCATCCGTCTGCTCAAGTAGTTATGACTGCTGGACATGATCGATCTGTGTCACTCTTTCAGGTGAAGAATTTCAATCCACGCTATGTAAATGGCCACTAATACGGAATCTTTTTTTTATAAGTATACCTGAGATAGTCTATCGTCCCaggctttcttttctctcctcctgtgATGGTGTGCTCACAGGGGTTGTAATGTCTGTGGTTACAATGGAGTTGGCTTGGTTGAAGGCATCTTCTTGGAAGAAATTTCCACCTGTGACATCATACCAACCACTTACAGAGTATAGGCAGACTTAGTTGTATCACAATTTCTAGGtgaagatttgtttttaaaaatgtttggttttaagGTTTGCAGTGACGAGGACTaatgagatctttttttttttcttaagttgttTGTAAAGCCTGTAGTGTGGGGAGCAGTCCACTTTCATTTAAACCCGTAAATTGCTGTGAAATCATTTTGGGGGTGGAGAGACTGTACTGCAGCAGGAAGCTACTCGTGCTGGGAcactcctgccctgctcctcagaAAACTAAAGATCATAACTCTATTTAGGAACTTTCAGCATGGCCCAGTATCAGTCAAATTTGACGCTCCCTCAGGGCTGCAGGAAAGACAAATGCGaagcaaatgtttctgtttagaAAGGCACAATAGAAGTGATTATTTGAACAAAGCATGGGCAAGAGGTGCGAAGTATATCCAGGAAGGCTGGGAGTGCCCGATATATGGGGTGAGGAGCCAAGAGCCAGGTTATTTGTAGGttgagaagagaggaagagattAATGCTTCAAACTGGTGTACCTCTTACTGTTTAAGTCTCTTGTGCTGGCTAGTTGATGCGAATTTTGTATGTAAAAGTATTTGGTATGTTCCTTAATATGATGATCTGTTTTTTTGAAGGTTGATGGTATAAGGAATCCAAGAATACAGAGCATCTATTTAGAGAGTTTTCCAATTTATAAGGCGTGTTTCAGTGTTGATGGAGAACAAGTTATAGCCACTGGTACTCACcataaaatgttctttgtgtaTGACATGATGAGTGGAAGTATTATTCCTATACAGAAAGTAAGAGGTACGTTTTATAGTCCTGTAAGTGTCTGGGCATAGTTGAAGCTGTCCCAAACAGAGATGGCATATgaatttgctttaaaaggaaaTGCAGCAAATTGTTGGAGGTCATATTTTTAACTTGTCTTCAGGGATCTTTACTCGAGTACCTTAGCTTTAGTTTGGGGTATTAAAAGTTAATTGTCACACGTAAACAAGGTTGAGTTGTAGCTTTACTGTGACAGtgtattacagaaatgaaaagctgaagtgGAGTCAGGTCTTATTCATATTCATCATACCTCTGAATGCTGAGGAAGAAGAATCAATTATGCCAATTTGAAGTTCTGAATCTCTTTTCAAAGGTGTGGAGGAAAGATTTCTCAGAAACTTCGAGGTCTCTCCAGATGGATCATTTATGCTTCTAACTGGAACTTCAGGTTACCTTCACTTGTTGTCAATGAAGGTAGTTTCTCTTCATGGTTCATGTAGCTTCAGCTTCTTGGTACCTTTTTCCTTTCGAATCTGCTTGCTTATATTTAATCTGAAAAGCAATCTAGCTTTCAGTTGAAACAAAGGTATGACGCATACTCTGACAGCCTTCAAAAATGAGCTGCGGAATCAACCAGCTGTAGCTTTAGAAAATTGTTTTGGGGtgtctgagaattttttttctgactatgCAGTTCTCTTTGGGACTGGTGGAGCTAAGGCCAGAGTTTCACGGGGTTTTAAGCTGTCACTGGAAAAAGTCGTATGTCAGTGGTGTGTTTCAGCTGATTGCACGAACACTGTGCTGGCAAAAGGAATGGCCTCGGCATGGAAACAGGCATCTGAGGGCGGAAGAAATACAGGACTGCTTTTTTGGGAATAGCGCTGGTGCATGCTGGTGTACCGTGTTCATGAATCATGCTGTCTGCTGTGATTCATGATGCATACAGAATTTTTCcagttaaattttaaaatgccatatGATGGCAGCTggatttcttttaaacttttactgggaaaaatactttttaaaaagaaagttcagtTCTGTTCTATAATGAAGACCCTTCAGCGAGGGAGCAAATGAGTGTTTCTTGAACTAGCTGTAGTTGTGCAATAATAAATTGATCACGGACTCATGAGCATCGGCCTGTGCTCTGGTCTGTAGGCACTGAAAACATTGATGCTGTTCTTGTGACGTCAGTGTAGCTAGCGTAAGGTTTTTGTGGGTCAGGAGTATGGAAACAACTTTCCTACAGATTTTTGGCAGATTCATTGTCACCGTTGTTGTTCTTCATCCTATAGACAAAGGAACTGATTAGCACTATGAAGGTAAATGGAAGATGCACTGCATCTGCTTTCACTCCAGACAGCAGTAAAATATATAGCTATTCGAGTAAGTATTCTCTCCAACAGCACTAATCATAATTCCATTTAAATTGCATAAGTTTTTATAAGTCATATAATCATCTTTGTAAAACAATAAAAGACTTTATGTCAGTATCTGGCCTAAAAATACAACCAAGTGATCAATCATTAAAGAATGGAGTTAACTATTTTAGTATGGCTTTATTTGGTTTTGTAAAAAATACCCTATGTTCGATTGTTGGAAATGAGCTAATAGTTGTCATCTAATGAAATCTATTTTAACAAAATAGACAAACAATGTGTTCTGTATATATGGTTTCTATAATCTTCTACTTTATTCTGCAACCAGAGGAAGGCGAAGTTTTCATTTGggatgtgagaagcagaaagtgTTTACATAAATTTGAAGATGAAGGTTCTTTGGAAGGAAAGTGCATCGCTGTTTCAAAAAATAACCAGTATGTGGCATGTGGGTAAGTGACTTGGATTTGACAACTTCTTCCTATCTCATTTTGAAGCTCTTCAGTAAACTTACTGGTGGCTGGTGAGAGTGTAGGAACATGGAATAAGTTTGGTTTTAATAAGGTTAGAATAGAGGGGAATAGATGAATATTGCCTGCTTTATGAGAATTTAATTTGTTCCATGGATTTCTAAAGTCACTCCTAATGTGTTACTGTTGCCATATACGGGTTTAGCAGTTAATTTTGAAATCGTACTGACTGAAATCACAAATTCTGTAGTACAAATGTCGATTCGGGGTCTTCCCCCTTTTCTAGTTCTTTCCTATACTCCTAATTTGGCTCCTGCAAGATAGCATGTTAGCATTTGAAAAGATGCCTCGGCTCAAAGCCACAAGCTTTGTGTTTCTCCAAGTATACTTACCGAGATGCAACTTCAGCTAGCGTATCAATTCTTTTAAATGAGACTAGCAAATACTTAAGTACAGTACACATTTTCTTAACCCACTGTAGAAGAGGATTTTTAAGTGGACTTACTCTacagggcattaaaaaaaaaaaaaatcaaaaagcttgAAACTATTTCAGAATCTTTTGATACCAAGCTCTCATTGCTTTGAATTCATGCTGTGTAAGAGATGGGCTTATCAAGGCTCTCCGCAGTTAAGTGTGTCTCttcttatataaataaaaaaaccaaaacccaaccccctcCACTAAATACTGTTATAAACTCCAAAGCAAAATCAAGCTCCAAACAAAATATTGTTACAAACTCCAGTAAATAattggaaattacatttttagttGAACGGTGGCTATAGATGACAAGGTAATATGTACTGTAAATGTTACTTCTTGGTATAGTCtttactaatttctttttttagttcaGCTTCTGGAGTTGTAAATTTATATACTACTGATGTCTGTCTCAAAGAAAACCATCCTAAACCAGTTAAAGCCATAATGAACCTAGTTACATCTGCTACATGTGTGACCTTCAATCCCACCACGGAAATTTTG is drawn from Aptenodytes patagonicus chromosome 16, bAptPat1.pri.cur, whole genome shotgun sequence and contains these coding sequences:
- the UTP18 gene encoding U3 small nucleolar RNA-associated protein 18 homolog isoform X1, producing the protein MRPAAGAPRPGPAAAQRRRRKEAAAKMKKAKKTNKIVKQLRPRAEAAEEAAAGEAARRARHLKALSRTSGAERELEELVFGDSLNVEEGELLQRLAGPQRLSAAGRESLQRGSSDSEAENEAKGKLLSKKPAWVDEDDEAEENVDMTHRYRKDFMKSDAEKILTKKKLKRRLEEQFQRAMGGVPAWADLENRKKSKTTASDSDSDEDDDLLCRTGNFISNSESLPRGILKMRTCLPANQERFADGKLVTVQFHPSAQVVMTAGHDRSVSLFQVDGIRNPRIQSIYLESFPIYKACFSVDGEQVIATGTHHKMFFVYDMMSGSIIPIQKVRGVEERFLRNFEVSPDGSFMLLTGTSGYLHLLSMKTKELISTMKVNGRCTASAFTPDSSKIYSYSKEGEVFIWDVRSRKCLHKFEDEGSLEGKCIAVSKNNQYVACGSASGVVNLYTTDVCLKENHPKPVKAIMNLVTSATCVTFNPTTEILAVASRETDEAVKLVHIPSYTVFSNFPVFRRKQIYLAQSMDFSPRSGFFSVANNKGKALLFRLKHYSDF
- the UTP18 gene encoding U3 small nucleolar RNA-associated protein 18 homolog isoform X2 encodes the protein MRPAAGAPRPGPAAAQRRRRKEAAAKMKKAKKTNKIVKQLRPRAEAAEEAAAGEAARRARHLKALSRTSGAERELEELVFGDSLNVEEGELLQRLAGPQRLSAAGRESLQRGSSDSEAENEAKGKLLSKKPAWVDEDDEAEENVDMTHRYRKDFMKSDAEKILTKKKLKRRLEEQFQRAMGGVPAWADLENRKKSKTTASDSDSDEDDDLLCRTGNFISNSESLPRGILKMRTCLPANQERFADGKLVTVQFHPSAQVVMTAGHDRSVSLFQTKELISTMKVNGRCTASAFTPDSSKIYSYSKEGEVFIWDVRSRKCLHKFEDEGSLEGKCIAVSKNNQYVACGSASGVVNLYTTDVCLKENHPKPVKAIMNLVTSATCVTFNPTTEILAVASRETDEAVKLVHIPSYTVFSNFPVFRRKQIYLAQSMDFSPRSGFFSVANNKGKALLFRLKHYSDF